DNA sequence from the Candidatus Omnitrophota bacterium genome:
ATTGACAAATCCGATACCCGCAGAGGAAGGCCCTCCATGCACAAAATGTTTAACCAAAACTTAACAAAACGCAAAGATTTGAAATTCTCCGGGGAAGATCTGGCGATAGTTGCAGGCGACGTAATGTATGCGATGAGCATGCTAGCCTTTCTTTCAATAAAAGAAAACTTGCAACGAAAAGAATTAGCTTTTAAGAAATTGATGGAAGCTGCTTTTTTTACAGGAAGCGGAGAATTTATTGAGATTCTATTCGGCCTAAATGAACTTGACCGGATTGAGAAAAAAGATATTTACAAAATCTATGACTACAAAACCGCAAACTACACATTTGCCTCTCCTCTTGCCATTGGAGCGACTTTAGCCGGCGCTAAAAAATCAGAAGTAGATAAACTTTTTAACTTTGGAATTTATTTGGGCCGCGCGTTTCAGATTAAAGACGATATACTTGGAATGTTTAGCGAAGAAGCTGAAATTGGAAAATCTATTCTTTCTGACCTGCAGGAGGCAAAAAAAACAATTCTTATCTGGTATGCATTCAACCACTCAAACAATAAAGATAAACAAGAAATCAAACAAATGCTGTCAAAAGGAAATATTGATAGGGCTGATTTGCTAAAAATGCGCGAGATTATGAAAAAGACAGGTTCGCTTGATTACGCTAAGAATGAAGTCAATCTTGCTATAGAAAATGCAAAAAAGATACTTAATTCCTCAAGGATGCTTCCTCGTTACAAAGAAATGCTTTCCAGTTATTACAATATAATCTTAGGCCTATAACCTTTTATTTCCCAACACAAATAAATCTACACTTTCCTTCTTTTATATCCAAAGCCAATTCATTCTTTGGATCAATTTCCAACGCTTTATTAAGATAAAAATTATACTTTTCAGTATCACCTTTAACTTTATAAACCTGAGCCAACCGGACAAAGGCATCACTTAAGTTTGGGTCGATTTCAACAGCTTTCTTAAGATAAATTTCCGCTTGCGCCAAATCCCCTCCTGCAAGAGAAGGAGCAAGAAGATAAAAACTTCCTATGCCAAACATTACGGCAGCTGAATTCGGCTGAAGCTTCTGTGCTTTCTTCAAATTAGGGAATACCGCAGTTCCATTAACGACCTTTGAAATCGGGCCGCCGTAATGCGCAATCATTCCTTTAGTTCCGCCGTAAATTAGATAAGCCCGCGTATAATTGCTTAGATCCACATTCTCCCTGCCCTGCTCTATTACCTGCAAGGATAACCTCACCGCGGCATTCAAATCAAATTGCCTGTATTTGATATAAGCAAGTGTAATTTTTGCCGGAACAAAATCTGGTTTTGTCTTCAATACTTCTCCAATAAGATCCTGAGCTTCTTGAATATTATGCTGCCTACGCAACACTTCTGCCACTCCCCACTTCGCCTCAATAATATCGGGCTGCAAGCTTAAAACTTTTTCAAACGCTTCTTTTGCTTCTTTATCTTTATGTTCATTTAAGTAAAATAAACCTAAAACATACAAACTATCAACTGAAGCTGGGTTACTTTGTAAAAGATTAGCTACTTGCGATTTAGTTATGCTGTCTGCCTCTTCATGCAGCCTCTTCCAATCCAGAGCAAAACAAT
Encoded proteins:
- a CDS encoding polyprenyl synthetase family protein; this encodes IDKSDTRRGRPSMHKMFNQNLTKRKDLKFSGEDLAIVAGDVMYAMSMLAFLSIKENLQRKELAFKKLMEAAFFTGSGEFIEILFGLNELDRIEKKDIYKIYDYKTANYTFASPLAIGATLAGAKKSEVDKLFNFGIYLGRAFQIKDDILGMFSEEAEIGKSILSDLQEAKKTILIWYAFNHSNNKDKQEIKQMLSKGNIDRADLLKMREIMKKTGSLDYAKNEVNLAIENAKKILNSSRMLPRYKEMLSSYYNIILGL
- a CDS encoding tetratricopeptide repeat protein encodes the protein MKKISLFVAIFIFSTGLNCFALDWKRLHEEADSITKSQVANLLQSNPASVDSLYVLGLFYLNEHKDKEAKEAFEKVLSLQPDIIEAKWGVAEVLRRQHNIQEAQDLIGEVLKTKPDFVPAKITLAYIKYRQFDLNAAVRLSLQVIEQGRENVDLSNYTRAYLIYGGTKGMIAHYGGPISKVVNGTAVFPNLKKAQKLQPNSAAVMFGIGSFYLLAPSLAGGDLAQAEIYLKKAVEIDPNLSDAFVRLAQVYKVKGDTEKYNFYLNKALEIDPKNELALDIKEGKCRFICVGK